The following proteins are co-located in the Pseudomonas fluorescens genome:
- a CDS encoding aspartate aminotransferase family protein — protein MSVEQAPVQRADFDQVMVPNYAPAAFIPVRGAGSRVWDQAGRELIDFAGGIAVNVLGHAHPALVGALTEQANKLWHVSNVFTNEPALRLAHKLIDATFAERVFFCNSGAEANEAAFKLARRVAFDRFGTEKYEIIAALNSFHGRTLFTVNVGGQSKYSDGFGPKITGITHVPYNDLAALKAAVSDKTCAVVLEPVQGEGGVLPAELAYLQGARELCDANNALLVFDEVQTGMGRSGHLFAYQHYGVVPDILTSAKSLGGGFPIAAMLTREDLAKHLVVGTHGTTYGGNPLACAVAEAVIDVINTPEVLAGVNAKHALFKARLEQIGKQYGIFTEVRGLGLLIGCVLSDAFKGKAKDVFNAAEKQNLMILQAGPDVVRFAPSLVVDDADIQEGLDRFERAVKTLTQA, from the coding sequence ATGTCCGTTGAGCAAGCCCCGGTGCAACGTGCCGATTTCGACCAGGTCATGGTTCCCAACTACGCACCTGCCGCCTTTATCCCTGTGCGTGGCGCAGGTTCGCGCGTATGGGACCAGGCCGGCCGCGAGCTGATCGACTTTGCCGGCGGCATCGCGGTTAACGTATTGGGCCACGCCCACCCGGCGCTGGTCGGTGCACTGACCGAGCAGGCCAACAAGCTGTGGCATGTCTCCAACGTCTTCACCAATGAGCCGGCCCTGCGCCTGGCGCATAAGCTGATCGACGCCACGTTTGCCGAGCGCGTGTTCTTCTGCAACTCCGGCGCCGAAGCCAACGAGGCCGCCTTCAAGCTGGCCCGTCGCGTCGCGTTCGACCGTTTCGGGACCGAGAAGTACGAGATCATCGCGGCGTTGAACAGCTTTCACGGCCGCACCCTGTTTACCGTTAACGTCGGTGGCCAGTCGAAGTACTCCGATGGTTTCGGGCCTAAAATCACCGGCATCACCCACGTCCCTTATAACGACCTGGCCGCGCTGAAAGCCGCCGTGTCGGACAAGACCTGCGCCGTGGTGCTGGAACCTGTCCAGGGCGAAGGCGGCGTATTGCCGGCCGAACTGGCGTACCTGCAAGGCGCCCGCGAACTGTGCGACGCGAACAACGCGCTGCTGGTATTTGACGAAGTACAAACCGGCATGGGCCGCAGCGGCCACCTGTTCGCTTACCAGCACTACGGCGTGGTGCCGGACATCCTCACCAGCGCCAAGAGCCTGGGCGGCGGTTTCCCGATTGCGGCGATGCTCACCCGTGAAGACCTGGCCAAGCACTTGGTGGTCGGCACTCACGGCACCACCTACGGCGGCAACCCGCTGGCGTGTGCGGTGGCGGAAGCGGTGATCGACGTGATCAACACCCCAGAAGTGCTGGCCGGTGTGAACGCCAAGCACGCCCTGTTCAAGGCGCGTCTGGAGCAGATCGGCAAGCAATACGGCATCTTCACCGAAGTGCGCGGCCTGGGCCTGCTGATAGGTTGTGTGCTCAGCGACGCCTTCAAAGGCAAGGCCAAGGACGTATTCAACGCGGCCGAAAAGCAAAACCTGATGATCCTGCAAGCCGGCCCCGACGTGGTGCGTTTCGCCCCGAGCCTGGTGGTGGACGACGCAGACATCCAGGAAGGCCTGGACCGTTTTGAACGTGCTGTGAAGACGTTGACGCAAGCTTGA
- a CDS encoding ABC transporter ATP-binding protein, producing MYKLEVQDLHKRYGSHEVLKGVSLAAAAGDVISIIGSSGSGKSTFLRCINLLEQPHAGKILLNNEELKLVANKDGAMKAADPKQLQRMRSRLSMVFQHFNLWSHMTALENVMEAPVHVLGMSKKDAREKAEHYLAKVGVGHRKDAFPGHMSGGEQQRVAIARALAMEPEVMLFDEPTSALDPELVGEVLKVMQDLAQEGRTMVVVTHEMGFAREVSNQLVFLHKGIVEERGNPREVLVNPQSERLQQFLSGSLK from the coding sequence ATGTACAAACTTGAAGTCCAAGACCTGCATAAACGCTATGGCAGTCATGAAGTGCTCAAAGGTGTGTCCCTGGCCGCCGCGGCCGGCGATGTGATCAGCATCATCGGTTCCAGTGGTTCGGGCAAAAGTACCTTTTTGCGCTGCATCAACCTGCTGGAGCAACCCCACGCCGGCAAGATTCTGCTCAATAACGAAGAGCTGAAACTGGTGGCCAACAAGGACGGCGCCATGAAGGCCGCCGACCCCAAGCAACTGCAACGCATGCGTTCGCGCCTGTCGATGGTGTTCCAGCATTTCAACCTGTGGTCGCACATGACCGCGCTTGAAAACGTGATGGAAGCCCCGGTGCACGTGCTGGGTATGTCGAAAAAAGACGCGCGTGAAAAAGCCGAGCACTATTTGGCCAAAGTCGGCGTGGGCCATCGCAAGGATGCGTTCCCGGGCCACATGTCCGGCGGTGAGCAGCAGCGCGTGGCGATTGCCCGTGCCTTGGCGATGGAGCCTGAGGTGATGCTGTTCGACGAGCCCACTTCGGCCCTCGACCCGGAGCTGGTCGGCGAAGTGCTCAAGGTGATGCAGGACCTGGCCCAGGAAGGCCGCACCATGGTGGTGGTCACCCACGAAATGGGCTTTGCCCGTGAAGTGTCGAACCAACTGGTGTTCCTGCACAAAGGCATCGTCGAAGAGCGTGGCAACCCGCGCGAAGTGCTGGTGAACCCGCAGTCCGAGCGTTTGCAGCAGTTCCTGTCGGGCAGCTTGAAGTAA
- a CDS encoding leucine-rich repeat domain-containing protein, with amino-acid sequence MTQLTLTNPPTPQQDVHLSLVRKAIPAWLVTASPSRRAALKDTAPSLPAWYTGLNRQQHAQLRQLVSEAWTAQNALDRVMMPLKSAEDFAAEVLQPALKQRFGVERDVRTTFLRLYVPTSLGAATTWTVSLLDAALHNFEASETTAGAYEPHSTFITKPAARGHFETLPSVATRLTVPQFTRLCRELDIGGQYHTYLREYLALDNPVSLATLKRKQERCEFAQLKVAAQMARLSGDVSELQFQQLQTLLTTPQDCKVLLSYDLSIMSSALTGIVLFAAADLERSSTTVPVIAYIPDDPQQPLKAYASTQAFMQALSDALREPEYQQFFSRFVNHGERGYFFADLSQRLSHVIWHQRLATDPRPSWRDAPIDNPRLQFSTTRITQPLFDHLYEIKLSKLFNDAQTRAVSTAGADQKARWERWRLIEKIGTAVLQIAALVAAPFIPPLGLAMLGYTAYQLLDETFEGILDWAMGLRAQAFGHLMSILEQAVELGLFAVGLPIASDLAREHLPAGVWAFIDRLTPVTSRDGQTRLWQPDLAPYAHDQPLPRQSQPDTQGLYHHNGQSLLALPERHYAVDIEPSAGRHALKHPSRADAYRPKLFGNGQGAWVTELDRPLTWDSTTLLRRLGPQADLFSDAQLEQIRHVSGVHDNALRHVYLAQKRPPPLLADTLKRFKIDRALHDFIQQISSEDPAVYGLADAQTQLLLLSNYGLWPETKTLRIINNDGATVWQVPGKPDASVAQIHEAQLKNGDLLKTIIEVLDEPERKILLEEEFGQPMISAQARSRTLRQRLARVAQEKRLSLFDSAYRGQELTTNLQLTTLIDAVPGLPLSAAQALQEIATAEELQEIDLGRIPQRLKELALWARQETRVARAYEGLYLNSVDNLDTDRLALDSLENLPNWPEGLRIEVRNDSADGTLRNAIGELSAPTRRTLVYSDSGGYTPLDNGVALSAKTDLYTALLQALPDSARNALNIHIAQGPLLRQSIALHALDRAVLRARLASDPLRKPTYDPKTMRLLGGMDGYGPAPASVAGQELTLLERAQDLFPALRPEQLNHIVHSLDQTAGGALRALVALKSEYQQLDRDLSAWITATPSLARETATPHAAESVSQAKRARQQWAEEIKRAWRLETETDQYYEPPLINGQKLVLNGPISGNPPALAPYFNFISYLALEGDHSALHIDGFLTRFPNVRFLSVRNAALGALPEGLGAMPSLNELVLSDCNITLTAPEQAVLASLTALRSVDLYNNPLGLTPNVEQLSNLRFLDLSNTGITELPNGLVQCPHLEVALLKDNRIHTLPAALFELPASVSHRFDLSGNPLSRPTLELVKNYYRRTGSYFEADAEPLDVALAKKLYPNFSKDDINRLIFGIAGNLEMGKIELVRLELDYLTLSGDLDTWAQAPGLTAQAQANRRAVQDTLQACWRRESPLDERSQSVIPTYELDLAAPIGEKLPTLATRFTDVTSLKLRGDAAPLQLDAFLQSFPNLERLSVTDAELGDLPSTIFLLPKLSSLTLQDCALELSPASIGALEQLTTLEYLDLSNNPLKLIPDVRRMPLLSWIRLNNTGLKEIPAALISPTRRQVINLSHNAITQTPAELFQLPADATSAFDLSGNPLSLTALQRIKTYCQATGEHFNADAPAAEHSRVKRLYPTFTPAEVDRFIFTLPGNMEGVTAEVTRLETEYARLIADLTTWALDVPQRHPVLDIALDDHTRAEEQIHRLAIKTQLEEGWRRESDADELNGGQEVTHKLVIDTPIIGALPDINARFEHISLLEMSGEGTTSNVEGLLQAFPKLKVLSLHRYTMGDIPAAILNQPHLITLSLTECAIRLTPHSANALSGMRTLEYLDLSENPLGITPTVSNLHNLNTLHLENTGINQPPAGVFSLPNLRTVDLSENLIEEIPSHILEVSPTWDYDSDLGGNPLSDASLNVLRQYYLQTGNDLGVEAASLDAGGQPLVPPPTTPVPMEE; translated from the coding sequence ATGACACAGCTCACCCTCACGAACCCACCTACGCCTCAGCAGGACGTTCACCTCAGCCTGGTCCGCAAGGCCATTCCCGCGTGGCTGGTTACGGCTTCGCCGAGCAGGCGTGCCGCGCTCAAGGACACGGCGCCGAGCCTGCCCGCCTGGTACACAGGTCTCAACCGCCAACAGCACGCTCAACTCAGGCAACTGGTCAGCGAAGCCTGGACCGCACAAAACGCACTGGACCGGGTGATGATGCCGCTCAAGTCTGCCGAGGACTTCGCCGCCGAGGTGTTGCAACCGGCGCTCAAGCAACGCTTTGGCGTGGAACGCGATGTGCGCACCACCTTCCTGCGACTCTACGTGCCCACCTCGCTTGGCGCCGCCACCACCTGGACGGTTTCACTGCTCGACGCTGCTCTGCACAACTTTGAGGCCAGCGAAACAACCGCCGGCGCCTATGAGCCCCACTCAACGTTCATTACCAAGCCTGCGGCCCGCGGGCATTTCGAAACCCTGCCAAGTGTCGCCACCCGCCTCACCGTGCCGCAATTCACCCGACTGTGCCGCGAGCTGGACATTGGAGGCCAGTACCACACCTATCTTCGCGAATACCTGGCACTGGACAACCCGGTATCACTGGCCACCCTGAAACGTAAACAGGAGCGCTGCGAGTTTGCCCAGCTGAAAGTCGCCGCGCAGATGGCCCGCCTGAGTGGTGATGTGTCCGAGCTGCAATTTCAGCAATTGCAGACGCTGTTGACGACCCCGCAGGATTGCAAAGTGCTGCTCAGCTATGACCTGAGCATCATGTCGAGCGCACTGACCGGCATCGTGCTGTTTGCCGCCGCCGACCTGGAGCGCAGCAGCACCACAGTGCCGGTGATCGCCTATATTCCAGACGACCCGCAGCAACCACTCAAGGCGTATGCCTCGACACAGGCCTTTATGCAGGCGCTGAGCGACGCGCTGCGCGAACCTGAGTACCAACAGTTCTTCAGCCGCTTTGTGAACCATGGGGAGCGCGGCTACTTTTTCGCCGACCTCAGCCAACGCTTATCCCACGTTATCTGGCATCAACGACTGGCCACAGACCCGCGCCCCAGCTGGCGCGATGCGCCTATTGATAACCCCAGGCTGCAGTTTTCCACCACCCGCATCACTCAGCCGCTGTTCGATCATCTGTATGAAATCAAGCTCAGCAAACTGTTCAACGACGCTCAAACCCGCGCCGTTTCCACCGCCGGAGCCGATCAAAAGGCCCGCTGGGAACGTTGGCGCCTGATCGAAAAAATCGGCACGGCGGTGCTGCAGATTGCCGCACTGGTTGCCGCGCCTTTCATACCACCTCTGGGCCTGGCGATGTTGGGCTACACCGCCTATCAACTGCTCGACGAGACTTTTGAGGGCATTCTCGATTGGGCCATGGGCCTCAGGGCCCAAGCCTTTGGGCACCTGATGTCGATACTGGAGCAGGCCGTGGAACTGGGCCTGTTCGCGGTCGGCTTGCCGATCGCCAGCGACCTGGCCCGCGAGCACCTGCCGGCCGGCGTCTGGGCATTCATCGACCGCCTGACTCCGGTGACTTCGCGGGACGGCCAAACCCGCCTGTGGCAACCGGACCTGGCACCTTATGCCCATGACCAGCCTCTGCCGCGCCAATCACAACCCGATACGCAGGGGCTGTACCATCACAATGGCCAGAGCCTCCTGGCGTTGCCCGAGCGGCACTACGCAGTGGACATCGAGCCGAGCGCCGGGCGCCACGCGCTCAAGCACCCGTCACGCGCGGACGCCTATCGCCCCAAGCTGTTTGGCAACGGCCAAGGCGCGTGGGTGACCGAACTGGACCGCCCGTTAACCTGGGACAGCACCACCTTGCTACGACGCCTTGGCCCGCAAGCCGACCTCTTCAGTGATGCTCAGCTGGAACAGATACGCCATGTCAGCGGCGTCCATGACAACGCCCTGCGCCATGTGTATCTGGCTCAAAAACGCCCACCGCCCCTGCTGGCTGACACCCTCAAGCGCTTCAAGATCGACCGCGCGCTGCACGATTTCATCCAGCAGATAAGCAGCGAGGATCCGGCGGTGTACGGTTTGGCCGACGCACAAACGCAACTGTTGTTGCTGAGCAACTACGGTTTGTGGCCGGAAACCAAGACCCTGCGCATCATCAACAACGACGGGGCGACAGTCTGGCAAGTACCGGGCAAACCCGACGCCAGTGTTGCGCAGATCCACGAAGCGCAGCTCAAAAATGGTGATCTGCTCAAGACCATCATTGAAGTGCTGGACGAGCCTGAGCGCAAAATCCTGCTGGAAGAGGAATTTGGCCAGCCCATGATCTCCGCACAGGCGCGCTCGCGAACCCTGCGACAACGGCTGGCGCGCGTGGCGCAAGAAAAACGCTTGTCACTGTTCGACTCGGCTTATCGAGGCCAGGAACTCACCACCAACCTGCAACTGACCACGCTGATCGACGCAGTGCCCGGCCTGCCCCTGAGTGCCGCCCAGGCGCTGCAGGAAATCGCGACCGCCGAGGAGCTGCAGGAAATCGACCTGGGGCGCATCCCCCAACGCCTGAAGGAACTGGCCCTTTGGGCCCGGCAGGAAACCCGGGTCGCACGCGCCTACGAAGGCTTGTACTTGAACTCGGTGGATAACCTGGACACTGACCGTCTGGCCCTGGACTCCCTGGAAAACCTGCCCAACTGGCCCGAAGGGCTGCGAATCGAGGTTAGAAATGATTCCGCCGACGGCACGTTGCGCAACGCCATCGGCGAATTGAGCGCGCCGACCCGTCGCACGCTGGTCTACTCCGACAGCGGCGGCTACACACCGCTGGACAACGGCGTCGCCTTATCGGCCAAAACGGACCTCTACACGGCCCTGCTTCAAGCCCTGCCCGACTCGGCGCGCAATGCGCTGAACATTCATATTGCCCAAGGCCCGCTGCTGCGCCAAAGCATCGCCCTGCATGCCCTGGACCGCGCGGTGCTGCGAGCCAGGCTTGCCAGCGACCCGCTGCGCAAACCCACCTACGACCCTAAAACCATGCGCCTGCTCGGTGGCATGGACGGTTATGGCCCCGCACCTGCCTCCGTAGCCGGCCAGGAGCTGACCCTGTTGGAACGGGCGCAGGATTTATTCCCGGCCTTGCGACCGGAGCAACTCAACCACATCGTGCACTCCCTTGACCAAACCGCTGGCGGCGCACTGCGCGCACTGGTGGCACTCAAGAGTGAATACCAACAGCTCGATCGCGACCTGTCGGCATGGATCACCGCCACGCCGTCCTTGGCACGCGAAACCGCTACGCCCCACGCCGCTGAAAGCGTGAGCCAGGCCAAACGTGCGCGCCAACAGTGGGCCGAAGAAATCAAACGCGCCTGGCGCCTGGAAACCGAAACCGATCAGTACTACGAGCCACCGTTGATCAACGGGCAAAAACTGGTACTGAACGGCCCCATTTCCGGCAACCCGCCGGCACTGGCGCCGTACTTCAATTTCATCTCGTACCTGGCGCTGGAAGGCGACCACAGCGCCCTGCACATTGATGGGTTTCTGACGAGGTTTCCAAACGTGCGCTTTTTGTCGGTGCGCAACGCCGCGCTGGGAGCGCTTCCCGAAGGCCTCGGCGCGATGCCAAGCCTCAATGAACTGGTACTCAGCGACTGCAACATCACCCTGACCGCGCCAGAGCAGGCGGTACTCGCCTCATTGACCGCGCTGCGCTCAGTGGATTTATACAACAACCCACTCGGGCTGACGCCCAACGTCGAGCAGTTGTCCAACCTGCGTTTTCTGGACCTGAGCAACACCGGTATTACCGAACTGCCCAACGGACTTGTGCAGTGCCCGCACCTGGAAGTCGCGCTGTTGAAAGACAACCGGATTCACACGCTGCCTGCCGCCCTCTTCGAACTGCCTGCCAGCGTCAGCCATAGGTTCGACTTATCCGGCAACCCGCTGTCACGCCCTACCCTGGAGCTGGTCAAAAACTACTACCGGCGCACCGGCAGCTACTTTGAAGCAGATGCAGAACCGCTGGACGTCGCCCTTGCCAAAAAGCTCTATCCGAACTTCAGCAAGGACGACATCAACCGACTGATATTCGGCATCGCCGGCAACCTGGAAATGGGCAAAATCGAACTTGTACGCCTTGAGCTTGATTACCTCACGCTCAGCGGCGACCTCGACACCTGGGCCCAGGCGCCCGGTCTCACCGCCCAGGCCCAGGCCAACCGCCGGGCGGTTCAGGACACGCTGCAAGCATGCTGGCGCAGAGAGAGCCCCCTGGATGAGCGCAGTCAAAGCGTAATCCCCACCTACGAACTCGACCTGGCAGCGCCTATCGGTGAAAAACTGCCAACACTCGCCACGCGCTTTACCGACGTGACCTCGCTGAAACTGCGCGGCGATGCGGCCCCGCTGCAGTTGGACGCGTTTTTGCAAAGCTTCCCGAACCTCGAACGACTGTCGGTCACTGACGCCGAACTGGGAGACCTACCCTCGACGATTTTCCTGCTACCGAAGCTCTCCTCATTGACCCTGCAAGACTGCGCGCTTGAGCTGTCGCCCGCCTCGATTGGCGCACTGGAACAGCTGACGACTCTGGAATACCTGGACCTGAGCAACAACCCGCTCAAGCTTATTCCCGACGTCCGCCGTATGCCCCTGCTGTCCTGGATCAGGCTGAACAACACTGGCCTGAAGGAAATACCCGCGGCGCTCATCAGCCCCACGCGCCGCCAAGTCATCAACTTAAGCCATAACGCGATCACGCAAACCCCGGCTGAACTGTTTCAACTGCCCGCCGACGCCACCAGCGCATTTGATCTGTCGGGTAATCCACTGTCACTGACCGCTCTGCAACGGATAAAAACCTACTGCCAGGCCACCGGCGAACATTTCAACGCTGATGCGCCGGCCGCGGAACACAGTCGCGTAAAGCGGCTTTATCCAACCTTTACGCCAGCCGAAGTGGATCGCTTCATCTTTACACTACCGGGGAACATGGAGGGCGTGACTGCCGAAGTGACCCGCCTGGAAACCGAATACGCCAGGCTCATTGCCGACCTGACGACGTGGGCGCTGGATGTGCCGCAACGGCATCCAGTCCTGGACATCGCACTCGACGATCACACACGCGCCGAAGAACAGATCCATCGCCTGGCCATCAAAACGCAACTGGAAGAAGGCTGGCGTCGCGAGAGCGACGCGGATGAGCTGAATGGCGGGCAGGAGGTCACCCACAAACTGGTGATCGACACGCCCATAATTGGAGCACTGCCCGACATAAATGCGCGGTTTGAACATATCTCGCTGTTGGAAATGAGCGGCGAAGGGACCACCTCAAACGTCGAAGGCTTGCTCCAAGCATTCCCCAAACTGAAAGTTCTTTCGCTGCACAGATACACGATGGGCGACATTCCCGCCGCTATTCTGAATCAACCCCACTTGATCACGCTGAGCCTCACAGAGTGCGCAATCCGCCTGACGCCCCACAGCGCCAATGCGCTTTCCGGGATGCGCACCTTGGAGTACCTGGACTTGAGTGAAAACCCACTGGGCATCACGCCGACGGTCAGCAACCTGCACAACCTGAACACGTTGCACCTGGAAAACACTGGAATCAACCAGCCCCCAGCCGGCGTTTTCTCCCTGCCAAACTTGCGAACCGTGGACCTGAGCGAGAACCTGATAGAAGAGATCCCTTCGCACATTCTGGAAGTGAGCCCCACTTGGGACTATGACTCCGACCTTGGCGGCAACCCGCTCTCGGACGCCAGTTTAAATGTGCTCAGACAATATTATCTTCAGACGGGGAATGACCTGGGCGTTGAAGCGGCCTCCCTCGACGCCGGCGGACAGCCGCTGGTACCGCCACCAACAACCCCCGTACCGATGGAGGAGTAA
- the aruF gene encoding arginine/ornithine succinyltransferase subunit alpha encodes MLVMRPAQMADLGEVQRLAADSPIGVTSLPDDVERLSDKIAASEASFAAEVSFNGEESYFFVLEDTETGKLAGCSAIVASAGYSEPFYSFRNETFVHASRELKIHNKIHVLSQCHDLTGNSLLTSFYVVPELVGSAWSELNSRGRLLFVASHPERFADSVVTEIVGYSDENGDSPFWDAIGRNFFDLNYAAAERLCGLKSRTFLAELMPHYPIYVPLLPDEAQEAMGQVHPRAQITFDILMREGFETDHYIDIFDGGPTLHARVSGIRSIAQSRVVPVKIGEMLKGVGRQYLVSNAQLQDYRAVMLDLDYAPGKPVTLDLQTAEALGVGEGASVRLVAV; translated from the coding sequence ATGCTGGTGATGCGCCCCGCGCAAATGGCTGATCTGGGCGAGGTACAGCGTCTGGCTGCGGACAGCCCGATTGGTGTCACCTCCTTGCCGGATGATGTGGAACGCCTGAGCGACAAGATCGCCGCCAGCGAAGCGTCCTTCGCGGCCGAGGTCAGTTTCAACGGCGAAGAGAGCTACTTCTTTGTGCTCGAAGACACCGAGACCGGCAAGCTCGCCGGCTGCTCGGCCATCGTCGCGTCGGCGGGTTACTCGGAGCCGTTCTACAGCTTCCGTAACGAAACCTTCGTGCACGCCTCCCGCGAGCTGAAGATCCACAACAAGATTCACGTGCTTTCCCAGTGCCACGACCTCACCGGCAACAGCCTGCTCACCAGTTTCTACGTGGTGCCGGAGCTGGTCGGGTCCGCGTGGTCGGAACTCAACTCCCGTGGCCGCCTGTTGTTCGTCGCCAGCCACCCCGAGCGCTTTGCCGACTCGGTGGTGACCGAAATTGTCGGCTACAGCGACGAGAACGGCGACTCGCCGTTCTGGGACGCCATTGGCCGCAACTTCTTCGACCTCAACTACGCCGCCGCCGAGCGCCTGTGCGGGCTGAAAAGCCGCACGTTCCTCGCCGAGCTGATGCCGCATTATCCGATCTATGTGCCGCTGCTGCCGGACGAAGCCCAGGAAGCCATGGGCCAGGTGCACCCGCGTGCGCAGATCACCTTCGACATCCTGATGCGCGAAGGCTTTGAGACCGACCATTACATCGACATCTTCGACGGCGGCCCGACGCTGCACGCGCGGGTCTCGGGCATTCGCTCGATCGCGCAGAGCCGCGTGGTGCCGGTGAAGATCGGCGAGATGCTCAAGGGTGTCGGCCGCCAGTACCTGGTGAGCAACGCGCAGTTGCAGGATTACCGCGCGGTGATGCTGGACCTGGACTACGCGCCCGGCAAACCGGTGACCCTGGACCTGCAAACCGCTGAAGCCCTGGGCGTCGGTGAAGGTGCCAGCGTGCGTCTGGTTGCGGTTTAA
- a CDS encoding GlxA family transcriptional regulator gives MTAHRIGFLIWPSTKALTLALAEEALRVAQRVHPDVVYELSFLQAEPRSDGAWQLPGEPWAGKLEGFQKLFLLADEPPTAIASQLSTALKQLVRAGCVIGGLSAGVYPLAQLGLLDGYRAAVHWRWQDDFAERFPKVIATSHLFDWDRDRLTACGGMSVLDLLLAVLARDHGAELAGAVSEELVVERIREGGERQRIPLQNRLGSSHPKLTQAVLLMEANIEEPLTTDEIAQHVCVSRRQLERIFKQYLNRVPSQYYLELRLNKARQMLMQTSKSIIQIGLSCGFSSGPHFSSAYRNFFGATPREDRNQRRSSSPFELSSVPSERG, from the coding sequence ATGACCGCCCACAGAATTGGTTTCCTGATTTGGCCCAGCACAAAAGCCCTGACGCTTGCGCTGGCTGAGGAGGCTTTGCGCGTTGCTCAGCGGGTGCATCCGGACGTGGTGTACGAACTGTCTTTTTTACAGGCTGAACCGCGCAGCGACGGCGCGTGGCAACTACCCGGCGAGCCGTGGGCCGGCAAGCTTGAAGGCTTTCAGAAACTGTTTCTGCTGGCGGATGAGCCACCCACCGCGATTGCTTCGCAACTGAGCACCGCACTTAAGCAGCTGGTGCGCGCCGGGTGTGTGATCGGTGGTCTGTCGGCCGGTGTGTACCCCTTGGCGCAGCTCGGCCTGCTGGATGGTTATCGCGCCGCCGTGCACTGGCGTTGGCAGGACGATTTTGCCGAGCGTTTCCCCAAGGTCATCGCCACCAGCCACTTGTTCGACTGGGACCGTGATCGCCTGACCGCCTGCGGTGGCATGTCAGTGCTCGACCTGCTGCTGGCGGTGCTGGCCCGTGACCACGGCGCCGAACTGGCCGGTGCGGTCTCCGAAGAGTTGGTGGTGGAGCGCATCCGCGAAGGCGGCGAGCGCCAGCGTATCCCGCTGCAAAACCGCCTGGGCTCCAGCCATCCGAAGCTGACCCAGGCGGTGTTGTTGATGGAGGCCAACATTGAAGAGCCGCTGACCACCGACGAAATCGCCCAGCATGTGTGCGTGTCGCGACGACAATTGGAGCGGATCTTCAAGCAGTACCTCAATCGTGTTCCCAGCCAGTATTACCTGGAATTGCGCCTGAACAAGGCGCGCCAGATGCTCATGCAAACCAGCAAGTCGATCATCCAGATCGGCCTGTCGTGCGGCTTCTCCTCGGGGCCGCACTTTTCCAGCGCCTACCGCAACTTCTTTGGTGCCACCCCTCGCGAAGACCGCAACCAGCGACGCAGCAGCAGCCCGTTCGAGTTATCGTCGGTGCCATCCGAGCGCGGCTGA